Below is a genomic region from Medicago truncatula cultivar Jemalong A17 chromosome 3, MtrunA17r5.0-ANR, whole genome shotgun sequence.
tcactttaatgaaatttgataatattaataattaatccacgattttgataattttttttatatctttctatatatattttttgccattaataaaaaataaatattaacgaagaaataattaaaatgtaaataatataACAATGCATATTCTGTATATTTGCAGAGGATTTacaagagagagaaggaaatcaaaaaattgaagattcagcaaaaaatgttgaaaaagatACAACATTTTTGGCGGTAGCAAAAAGTGGCGTAGTTGAAATTATGGAAGAGCTTAATTCAAAAGTAAAGGCATCTGATAAGAAAGGCTTATTACTTGTAGCAATGAAGGAATTAGAAGCAAAGAAAAGTGACACAAATGATACAGCATATTTGCGTGCAGCAAAACATGGCATAACCGAAATCATGATTGCACTTGAATCTAAACTAAAAAGTGTCATCCATGAAACTAACTCTAACAATGAAAATGCATTACTTATAGCAGTGAAATATAGACAACCGCGAGTTGTTGAGGGGTTGAGGAATAGGCTTTCTATGGAAACCTTTCAGAGCTTAATTCTAGAAATGGATAACAATGAAAACACCATTTTACACTTGGCTGCATATCCATGCATCGACAATGAAGACACTGCTTGGAAGATCTCTGGTAAGGGCATAGAAATGATGTGGAACGTTAAGTGGTATGAGGTACGTAAGcgcgcatatatatatatatatatatatatatgcacgGTGTCCTTATTAAATTGAAAGCCGACTCtaatagtaaaaatatatttctaataaaataaaaatgcaattttttaaaagaatattcttctatttaaattgaaaataacaccCGTACATAAAAAACTAGTTATCATTGTaactaatacaaaaaaaaaaaaaaaaaaaaaaaaaaaaaaacatattctaatcaaataatatgaaaatacaacttcaagttccttcaaaagaaaaaaaaaattcaacttcaAGCGAATATCTTTATCAACCTTCTATCAAATAAAAACGAGttattaaaatcatttcatatgtATACTTCATCAAATTATATgaattgtacttttttttaagaaatgaattGTACTTaattaatatctttaaaaaaattgtacttataacatacatttaaaaaatatagactataataatattacactacgaatatatattttatttaaatattaattctGTAAGAAAAAAAGGTTATATATTAATGacaaaatcaatatatatgttGAGTTATAGAGCAACTTTATCAATCTATTCATAtccatatttaaattttaattatccATCTAataagtaatatatatatatagcattaacatttttttgtttcaactaTATATGTGGGCGGTACTGTATAGTACATTGATGGACTAGTACCAGACGATTTCCATTATATAAGAAACAAAGAAGGAAAAACCCCAGGTGAAATCTTTAAGGAGGAAAACAAACAACTTCTACAAAGCAGCATTGAGTGGTTGAAAAACACAACAGAGTCAAGCTCAATTGTGGCAGCACTCGTCGCAGGCGTCTCCTTTGCTACATCATGCACTGTCCCTGGAGGCAATGACCAATCAGGGAAACCAAATTTAAAAGGACAACCTGCATTTGATTTATTCTCTACATGTTCATTAACTGGACTTTACTTCTCTGTCACTTCACTCATGGTATTCCTTTCTATACTCACTTGTAGAAAACAAGCAAAAGACTTTGGTAATATCTTGccatttaagttttttatggTCTTAAATTTTCTCTTCATAGCCATTTTTGCcatgttattttctttctttgctgGACAATACCTTTTGCTCACAGACAAATATGACAAGAGTAGTAGCTTGTTATATTTCTCTCTTGCCGGTTCCCTCCCTGTCATGTACTATGCATTTCTGCAGTTTCCGTTATATATTGATCTTGCCGTAGTTATTTCGCGTAAGGTGCCACTGAATCCACCAATGCATTAAGGGTGTTTAGTTGTATTGCTGTGTGGATTGAAActtatgagtttggtttgtacTTGAATAATGTGTCTTGTGTGTTTATTATGTTTGGAGTACTGGCCGTGTGGTGTGAATGTAGTGTGATTTGACTCTATTTGTATCATTATAAGGTGTGATAAggattatatatgaattttctATTGGTTCATTCCCTATCTCATATCTAAATTATGTGTCTCATTTGATCAATGGTTTAAACTGATGAGAAAACaataattgaataataattCCATACATTTACATCATGCTACAATAATTATGATTATAAAAGATATAAATTTCTAGATGACCTCACCCGACAAATCCTTGATCAAATAAATCATGCTATGTTAGTCCAActattttagcctaaaaattTCTGGTGTCAAAAGATACAATCCACAAAgatttggttagtttttatCCAACAATAACCTTTGAATGCACAAGTTATTTGTTAGTGCCAATGAGAAATATGTTCCTAAGAATATTTTAATCAAGAGATCAAGTTATATATACTCTAGATTATGCTCTTCATATAAcaaaatcaatatcataaatgaaTTCAATATCGTCATGATCTACATATAATTGCCTAAAGTTCAGTCCTTTTACATTTAATCAAGTATTACTAACACATTTAAAAGGAAAAAGGCACTATTAGTTAGTATCGAACACGTTTCCTTGCTAAGATTAGATCGGAATTTAGTAATACCATGATCTGCATAACAGCCTCAATTCAGACCCTTCATATTTACtaccaataaaaaatattatgcagCATAGGTTGTAAACGAAAAATAGAAAAGATTACATCACAACAGAAAATCATGAGAAAAACTGAAGATGATGAATAGATAGAAGAATCTTAAGAAAGGGATAGGGAGACTGTAGGAGGGTAGAAAGAAATTGACGCCTCAGCAGTTGCATTTTGGCTGTACAAGAGAAATAAAAGCTCCATTAATTACTCGTGATGCAACACAAGAAAGGAGGTTTGAATTGTGTTgactttttcaaatttttctaaGTGTTTAAGTACTAGTTAGAGTCTCTTGAGTTCAGAGTCTGACACAAAGTCTCCTAACAGcaattaaaatcaaacacaaagatagaaagagaaagcagacacaaaacaattatacaggttcctccTACAATCTAtgagtagtccagtccccttgTACTTCTAAGTGATTTTCATTATAATCACAACTGATTACAAATACTTAAGAACACaaacaagcaagagacttctaagagtttataaataaaatatttattttacatttgatATACAATTAGATGAGTAAGCAATTACAAATAGAACATACTATatgaacttagaatttctaagatatgaattAGTATGAAATTCTTAAGTGTTCTATgcacttttgattttgattttgatagagtaataacacaattaaaataacataGTCTAGTATTTATTCTTCAGGTCTTCAACTCTTTATATAGGCTAGGATTTGAGAGACGTTGGAGAGGTGCCAGCGCATTAAGAGTCGTTGAGAAGTTTCAAATCAAGGACATTTGATATTGCCGTTGATTTGACATTTGAAATTTCTTTGCTGCGACTGGAACTATTTGTTCATTCTCTTTGTCTTTGAAGttctttatttgtttatatatgttGTCAGAAGATGACAAACTATACTATCATAGTTTGATAGAGACAGCTGCACAAGAGAACAAATCTGATGTGACTTCTGGGTCCCAAAGAGTCTTATGTTCTTCAGATCCTGGTGATCTTCAGAGTCTGACATCCTTCAAAGTCTTATGCAGATCTTCAGCTTCTGCGTGACTACCTTTCTTCTGATCCAAGATGTTGACTTCTGATTGACCTTTTTCATATCTTCTACCAAGTCTTTAAAGCTCCCCCTAAGTCTGATAGGTCCATAAGGTGAGATTGGTAAGCTCCCACAAAGTCCTATCAAGGTTAATTAAATTCCATTTTAATCAATATAAAGCGTAGTAAAGATGAATCACTCATTTGGAGTTTGGTTTAATTAAAACTCTTTTCGGTACCGAATCTCATCAGGATCAGACTTAGTGTTTTAATTTTCCATGATTCCAAAATTTAAGCCAAAATTGCTAAAGTTAGAATGCTCTATGATCTCACATACGTTCAGACTCAGACTTCAATACAATACTTTCTATCATCCTTcccttttttcatcaacaaaaatatcataCCATAGCACAAAGAGAAgtagatagaaaataaaatgtatacTAAGCCAAAATATCAGAGTTAATGAATATACAAGTTGAAGAGattctttttagaaaatatgaataaaatgaacaaAAGATAAGGATGTTCTACGGGTTTTTATAGAGTAGCTCCAATAGAGTCTTGATATTAAAATACATCTCATCTTTGTTTGGCCTTCAATTTTGCCTGGTTATGCATAAAAAATGCTCGAGTCTAATCATAACTGCTTAAGTCTGTGCAATTTCTTCAATCTTATAGCTTCCATGGTTTCATGTTTCTTCTTTAAGGACAACAAAAGCTAGATCCTTAGATCTATttcttttgatgaaaaaagtcTTCAAAATTGTGAGGAAGGATTTCAGACTAGGGGGacgaaatgctattttggtgttttagacaacttgtacgtgagacaaaaagttgtgctgtggtttggtgagggacaaaaatttcagtttttgtcctgtcccttgcctccagtttgttcTGTCCctgaaacaattttacaaatcaaacactggacaactgaaGTTGTTTTatcctgtccttcattttttaacaaatcaatcGCAAAATTTTTAAGATTAGCTAGCATTTGTTCAGATGTTTTATCATCTGATGGACACTCTGGGTGAATTACTCCAATAGGTA
It encodes:
- the LOC11421712 gene encoding uncharacterized protein isoform X2, with product MDPNNSMIQHEDEDIPYYYDPQDANAFRLIVLEEKWEEVIKKYEEHVFFHKIRIKGRGTALHVAVSNGNEDIVKRLVDVIVKKHNDQSGLEIKTEKGDTPLHLAAYRGFTSMCECIIGKNGERKHLIRDQNEKGETPLFCTVLAGINKKTFLYLHHFFPSDTSIAINNVGATILHVAIRRETFDMANIIMYLYPNFHSMEDKDGVSPLEDLATRTSAFKSGIRLIWWKEFLYRHYVDVKVCDAKTILELHEKDGGVENKGLINFACLTAIKKVKEKHIYGGKLLEAFMKHPYIEVVPFDDGEHDEEMKEKARCKREGKDLQEREGNQKIEDSAKNVEKDTTFLAVAKSGVVEIMEELNSKVKASDKKGLLLVAMKELEAKKSDTNDTAYLRAAKHGITEIMIALESKLKSVIHETNSNNENALLIAVKYRQPRVVEGLRNRLSMETFQSLILEMDNNENTILHLAAYPCIDNEDTAWKISGKGIEMMWNVKWYEYIDGLVPDDFHYIRNKEGKTPGEIFKEENKQLLQSSIEWLKNTTESSSIVAALVAGVSFATSCTVPGGNDQSGKPNLKGQPAFDLFSTCSLTGLYFSVTSLMVFLSILTCRKQAKDFGNILPFKFFMVLNFLFIAIFAMLFSFFAGQYLLLTDKYDKSSSLLYFSLAGSLPVMYYAFLQFPLYIDLAVVISRKVPLNPPMH
- the LOC11421712 gene encoding uncharacterized protein isoform X1; this translates as MDPNNSMIQHEDEDIPYYYDPQDANAFRLIVLEEKWEEVIKKYEEHVFFHKIRIKGRGTALHVAVSNGNEDIVKRLVDVIVKKHNDQSGLEIKTEKGDTPLHLAAYRGFTSMCECIIGKNGERKHLIRDQNEKGETPLFCTVLAGINKKTFLYLHHFFPSDTSIAINNVGATILHVAIRRETFDMANIIMYLYPNFHSMEDKDGVSPLEDLATRTSAFKSGIRLIWWKEFLYRHYVDVKVCDAKTILELHEKDGGVENKEKHYQSEISIPLYNVDELEKASKVRHIPFSSKIKGGTTLGLINFACLTAIKKVKEKHIYGGKLLEAFMKHPYIEVVPFDDGEHDEEMKEKARCKREGKDLQEREGNQKIEDSAKNVEKDTTFLAVAKSGVVEIMEELNSKVKASDKKGLLLVAMKELEAKKSDTNDTAYLRAAKHGITEIMIALESKLKSVIHETNSNNENALLIAVKYRQPRVVEGLRNRLSMETFQSLILEMDNNENTILHLAAYPCIDNEDTAWKISGKGIEMMWNVKWYEYIDGLVPDDFHYIRNKEGKTPGEIFKEENKQLLQSSIEWLKNTTESSSIVAALVAGVSFATSCTVPGGNDQSGKPNLKGQPAFDLFSTCSLTGLYFSVTSLMVFLSILTCRKQAKDFGNILPFKFFMVLNFLFIAIFAMLFSFFAGQYLLLTDKYDKSSSLLYFSLAGSLPVMYYAFLQFPLYIDLAVVISRKVPLNPPMH
- the LOC11421712 gene encoding uncharacterized protein isoform X3, whose product is MDPNNSMIQHEDEDIPYYYDPQDANAFRLIVLEEKWEEVIKKYEEHVFFHKIRIKGRGTALHVAVSNGNEDIVKRLVDVIVKKHNDQSGLEIKTEKGDTPLHLAAYRGFTSMCECIIGKNGERKHLIRDQNEKGETPLFCTVLAGINKKTFLYLHHFFPSDTSIAINNVGATILHVAIRRETFDMANIIMYLYPNFHSMEDKDGVSPLEDLATRTSAFKSGIRLIWWKEFLYRHCLINFACLTAIKKVKEKHIYGGKLLEAFMKHPYIEVVPFDDGEHDEEMKEKARCKREGKDLQEREGNQKIEDSAKNVEKDTTFLAVAKSGVVEIMEELNSKVKASDKKGLLLVAMKELEAKKSDTNDTAYLRAAKHGITEIMIALESKLKSVIHETNSNNENALLIAVKYRQPRVVEGLRNRLSMETFQSLILEMDNNENTILHLAAYPCIDNEDTAWKISGKGIEMMWNVKWYEYIDGLVPDDFHYIRNKEGKTPGEIFKEENKQLLQSSIEWLKNTTESSSIVAALVAGVSFATSCTVPGGNDQSGKPNLKGQPAFDLFSTCSLTGLYFSVTSLMVFLSILTCRKQAKDFGNILPFKFFMVLNFLFIAIFAMLFSFFAGQYLLLTDKYDKSSSLLYFSLAGSLPVMYYAFLQFPLYIDLAVVISRKVPLNPPMH